The Meiothermus sp. CFH 77666 region GGATCGTACCGAGTGGGCGTTTGGCAGACAGCAGTTGAATGTGATGATGCTGGGGGTGGTGTACCAGGGGTTGACCCTGCCCCTGGTGTGGAGGGTGCTGGATAAGGACGGTCATAGCCATACCGACGAACGCAAAGCCTTGATGAAACAACTCCTGCGGGTGCTTCCGGCGGAGCAAATCCAGTGCCTGGTGGCGGATCGGGAGTTTATCGGTCAGCGGTGGTGGCGATGGCTCAAACGAAGGCAGGTCAGGTTCTGCATCCGCATCAAGGAGAATGCCCGCTATACCCAGGATCGCACAGGTACGGTCAAACACCTCTTTGCCCATCTCCCCCTGGGCCAGTATGAGCAAGCAAGGAAGACCTACACCATCTATGGCAATAAAGTGCAACTGGTGGGGATGCGGCTCAAGGAGGAGTGGCTGATTCTAGCCACCAACGCCGACCCTTCCCAGGCTCTGGCGGCCTACAAACAGCGCTGGGGTATCGAATGCCTTTTTGCGGCCATGAAGAGCCGGGGCTTCAACCTTGAGGATACCCACCTGACCCACCCTGAGCGTATCGAGAAGCTGATAGCGCTGATCAGTCTGGCGCTGGTCTGGTGTGTGCTGATTGGTGAATGGCTGGCCGAGCAAAAAGAACTCAAAATCAAGAAGCACGGTCGTAAGCCGATCAGCCTTTTCCGCAGGGGCCTGGACTTCTTACGCCAGATCCTGTTCTTCCTGCCAGCTAAAAGACACGACCTGGACAACTGTTTCAGGCTTTTGTCGTGTACCTAGCGCCATGTGCATCTTTTTCATATGAGAAAGCCCCCGGTCTTACTGATAACGCATTATCAGTATTATTTCAAACCCGTCAACCTCTCGCTTCGGTGGGTGCTCAGCCGATTAGGGTCGTCAGGGCCCCAATTTGGGCTAGAGCGCTCTTCGCACATCTACAAGCATCTGGGGTTAGGAATACTACGTCCAGAACAATCAACGACTACCTGAATGGGCGGCCAAGTTCGTGAAAAGTGCGGTGATTCGCTTACAGATAAAGGGGTTCTTGTTGATAATCTATTATCATTTATTATAAGCGAGATGCCGGTTCTTACGCTCCTGCTCATTTTCCTTTTTTCGACGGCCTGGGCACAGTCGCTGACTGTGGCCGCTACCACTCCTATCCTGGCCGACCTGGTGCGCGAGGTCGGGGGAAGCCGCCTGGAAGTGTTCTCCGTGGTGCCCAGGGGGGCCGACCCCCACAGTTTTGAGCCAAGGCCCTCGACCATCAGGGAATTAGCACGAGCCCGTCTTCTTTTTGCTAATGGGCTTTCCCTCGAGACTTTCCTTCACAGGCTGGAAGCTGGCCTTCCCCGGGGGGCCCAGGTGGTGCTCCTCAGCGATGGAGCTCCAAACCTGATCTGCATCAGCGAGGCCGAGCGAAAAGCCGAGCTCCAGCAAGGGCTGGATGTCCACCGGCATGGTCTGTGCGACCCGCACCTGTGGCTGGAGCCCACCTACGCCCGACTCTACGCCCAACGAATCCAGGAGGCCCTCAGCGCCCTCGACCCCGCCGGGCGCAGGCATTACGCCAACCAACTGTCCGACTTCCTACGAAGGCTCGAGGTCGTCAGCAATGAGACCAAGGCATGCCTGGCTAGCATTCCTCCTGCCGCACGCCGCCTGGTGGTGCAGCACGATGCCTTCCGCTACGCCGCCCGCTACTTCAGCTTTGAGGTAGTGGGCAGCCTGGCGCATTTCAGCGGCCAGCAGCGGGGGCCCAGAGCCCTCAGCGAGCTGGCCCAGCGGATGCAGCGGGAAGGGGTGCGGGTGGTGGCCGTCGAACCCCAGTTTGCCCAGCGGGAGGCCCAGAGCCTGGCCGAGGCCACGGGTGCGAAGGTTATTACCCTGTTATCCGATACCTTGACCCTCGAGACCCCCACCTACCTTGCTCTCCTACGCCACAACGGACAGACCCTTTGCAAAGCCTTTTCTCCATGAGGGGGTTGATTCATTGCTGATAATGAGTTATCAATATCTAAATGGAGGTTATGGATGCACATAATCTGGCTTCTCCTGGCGCTTTTAGTCTCAAACTCTGAAGCCCTTGGCAACGAGGGAAAGCACCCCGGGCGGCTGGTGGTGGCCGATGGCAAGACTGGGTTACTCCAGGTTCTAGACCTGGAAAAAGGCGAGCTAGTGGGGCGGTTTACCTCACCAGGCCCGGCCAATGTGTACTCTGCGCCAGGGGGGCAGTACGCCTTCGCCATTCATCGGGAGCAGAATCGGGTAACTATCGTCTATGGCGGTCTGGGTCTTGAGGATCATGGTGATCACAAAGACCTGACGCTGCAAACCCCCTACATCTGGGCTACGGTCAATACCGGCCCCAAGCCGACCCATTTCAAAAGCCATGGCAATCAGATAGTGATCTATAACGATGGAGACGGCACCATGGCGGTATTCGACGCCCGCAAGTTGGGGCTGGTGCCCGACTTTCGGGAAATTGCCACCGGTGCGCCCGACCATGGAGCTCCGGTAGCGTTAGAACGCGCGGTGCTAGCCGGGAGTCTGAACCGTGGGGTTGTGGAGGTATTCACCCTTGGAGGTCGTAAGATAACCGAGTTCGCGGGCTGCCCAAGGCTGCACGGCCAGGCCGTACTGGGGGGCACCATAGCCTACGGTTGCAGCGACGGCGTGC contains the following coding sequences:
- a CDS encoding IS4 family transposase, with the translated sequence DRTEWAFGRQQLNVMMLGVVYQGLTLPLVWRVLDKDGHSHTDERKALMKQLLRVLPAEQIQCLVADREFIGQRWWRWLKRRQVRFCIRIKENARYTQDRTGTVKHLFAHLPLGQYEQARKTYTIYGNKVQLVGMRLKEEWLILATNADPSQALAAYKQRWGIECLFAAMKSRGFNLEDTHLTHPERIEKLIALISLALVWCVLIGEWLAEQKELKIKKHGRKPISLFRRGLDFLRQILFFLPAKRHDLDNCFRLLSCT
- a CDS encoding metal ABC transporter substrate-binding protein, with translation MPVLTLLLIFLFSTAWAQSLTVAATTPILADLVREVGGSRLEVFSVVPRGADPHSFEPRPSTIRELARARLLFANGLSLETFLHRLEAGLPRGAQVVLLSDGAPNLICISEAERKAELQQGLDVHRHGLCDPHLWLEPTYARLYAQRIQEALSALDPAGRRHYANQLSDFLRRLEVVSNETKACLASIPPAARRLVVQHDAFRYAARYFSFEVVGSLAHFSGQQRGPRALSELAQRMQREGVRVVAVEPQFAQREAQSLAEATGAKVITLLSDTLTLETPTYLALLRHNGQTLCKAFSP